The DNA window TTATACTAGCAGCGTATCTATATGTATAGATGGGTATTAGAGGCACCCTAAAATACTGTAATCGGGTTTGATAATCCCCTGAGTAAAATGCAGCGTTGGTATCACAACTTACGAGGTGGGTGCAGTTTAGTCAGTCATCTTGTaaattgctcaaataattcacccATGTTCGTTCGATGGTGCAAATCTTATCAAATACATAACAATATGGATTGTTTGATTTTCAAATTGGAAATCGTATTGACCTAAcgtcatgcatttttttaatccatGTACTGGACAGGGCAAGCactaaaattacaaattaacaatcatatttttcatgtatatgCTACTACTCTGGCTTTCAATGAACACGACCATATTATACTTGGCAATCAGTaacaaaatctatttttaattgGATTTTACTACCGTTAGTATTGCATGTTGGCTTATTATGGACCATGTGACcgtgtttgcaaaaaaaaaaaaagatagcatATAACTTCATTGCGGACATCCCCACACGACACATGTTTTATATCATTTGCACCCCTAAAACAAGATGAGAGACTTGTTTGAGCATTCTACAAGATGGGTGACTAAATTGCACCTACCTCGCAAGTTACGGTACTAATGCTAGAATTTGGTAAGATATTTTAGTGGATTTGGTTGAGAAAAGAACGCAATTTGCTGATGGAAAACTTATCCAGAAGAAACCATTCAAGGAGGAATCGTGAAGACCACGGTATGACAGTTTAATTCTATCTATTAGTTAGGCAAGATTCAataattttccttttatctttaggaagtGTTTATCTAGTATTCGATCAGGACttgtaattttcctttttttttctttaggaaagtgtgtttagtgtccgattagGACTCTTAACGGCCTacgggtataaatatatacacctaGGACCATTGCAGGACATCTTTCGATCAATATAACTTCGGCGCATCGCTACTCTTTTTATTTGTCTTTCTCAACGAGTTCTCGCTTTGAGTTGGGCTACATCGGCTTCGATCTTCGATGAGGGGTAAGGCTTGTTATGGTTGTTTGTATCGGCGGGGTTATGGTCTCAATACTCTTGGTTTGTCGATATTAacacctatttatcatatactTTAGGTAATCTAAGTTGATGTTTCAATTTACCTGTATTGGCCAGATCTTTTCTAGGGTTTTGTTGGTATTAGTTATTGTTTCATCGATCTAGATTAGCAAAGGTATCTATCACCCTTAAAAACAGTCAAAGGCTTAATTGTTtagatattatgttttttttcatactttGTTGCATCAATTGGTTTTGGCCTACTAAGTCATGTTtacaaccataatctctagcatgttttttgattgccaataagagtttcatcggggttttagTCAATGAGCTATCTAGGCTTTGCATCGGCTCACAAGgattacatataagttggatttagccgatgacaacaaatgttttattaattatttaatcttttggatttaatgacatcggacctctagCCGATGTATGTTTTAACCTTTGGATCAACACTTATTccatcatatcattattagccgattggtttctactgatTTATATTCTTGTCTTATTACATTATCACCActcgattgtctttatatcattgtTTACTCAAGTATTAGAATatacattggatatatagccgattgttcaaaaccctatcgacatcggctgaCATCGACGTCGGCTCTTTGTTGATCATCATAACTGATTGGCATGTCTGCATCTTATCGACCTTAGGATCTGTATTGGAGCTAAGCAGAACTCCCCGTATCTTATTAACTTTAGGATCTGTATTAGAGCTAAGCAGAACTCTTAAACAGTAATGTTCGTTGACTTAGTTCGCGCCAATACATATCCAGCACCATCGGCCGAACGCTCTAATCCCTTTATTTGACGAGAGACCAGAATCCTTATTATACATTCCGTTCGCTATTTGGGTTGGTTGGGCTATAGAAAAGCCCGTGTATCGCCATTTCGCCCAACTTCCCGGCCTTCCTTGTCCATCTcccttttctctcctcctcctcgcgtgctccccgcgccgcctgcgccgatctCTCCGTcccgctgccggcggcgccgcgcccccacccctgctgctgctgctgctgcttccgcgGCATCCTCGCGGAGCTTcccctccgctgccgccgatcCCCGTCCCTCGTAGCACCGGGGTGCTGGCGTCGTccgccctgctgctgctgctgctgcttcttcttcttcttctcccgccgcatcctcctcctcgccggtgaGCCACCCGTGCGCGCATCCCTTCCTTCCTTCGCATCCGGTCTCGATCTGGAAGAGTTTTGCTCTTCGTATTAACCTTAGTCATTACTATTAATCAGTTTGTTTGGGGAAAAAATatttggggggagggggtggttCAAACTGCCCCACGTTAGGTCTGCCCTTTTGTGCTTTGTATGTATGTATCTCAATGACATTGTGTTGGCAGTTTTGCTATCTGTTAGATGACTGAGAACTGTAATAAAGAAAAGATTTAGTCGAGTTTGCGCACCGTCGAATCCATGTGGGGGATGTGTGAGATTTGTGCTCTAGTTGTCCTCTTTAGCGGCATCCTGCGGTagggggatggcggcggcggcggcaccggattAGGGTTCATGGTGGGGGGATTGGGGGAGGGGGTCTTTGGGCTTATAGCGATGGCTGGAGCGGTGGTGGCCGTGGTGGGGTGTTGAGGCGACACCTCGGCCTTGGAAGAGGATGAGGGCGAGTTCCGGTGATGGCAGTGAGGGAAGATTCTCAGATAGGCTAAGAGGGGTGGGTGGGTGGTTCCGGAGGTTCAAGCTGGAGGAGACAGGGGAATAAATGGGATGAGGGAGGCTCTCAATGGAGTTGAGGAGAGGGCGATGAGACAGTGGCGATCGAGGGTGGCCTGGTAGGGAGGGAGTGGTGGCACGGAGGGGGTGAAGATTGGGAGGATGAGGTGGCAAAAGAATGAGAGAAAGAGTAAGGGCTAAGTTTGTGAAGGCTGCACGTCTTTGAACAATCGTGGCCATCAAAAAGTGAGTTCAGTTGACCAATGAATAGACAACCCCTAGGTTGATTCAATTGCATTTGGTAATTTTTGTGCTCTAATTTGAATGTGAAAAATTAGTACCATGCtgcaaaaaaagagaggaaaatatGGTTGGAACATTAAACTTGATTCTCGTAGCACTGGTGAAGTGGTAAGGCAAGTGCAGGATAAGTTCCTCTTGCATTGCCTCTGCTTTGCATATATAAGTACCAGAGGTGAGGGGGATGGGACGGGAGTAAGTTCACCCCCGAATCCTACGCGGCGGTGTTTCCATCTCACACGAATCTACGCCGCCATCGACCCCTCTGCCTCACGATTGGCATCCTCTGTCTCAGCATCACCTGATCCGGCCCATACTAGTCACCAGCCAAGTACACCCACCCAAAATATGTGAAATGGTGAGAGTATTGTTTACATCTGACCCACCCAAAAATCCTTGTTCTATCCCCCTAACCCCCTCGCTTCTTCACTTTCTTTCTCTTTATCCTCCGTCTTCGCCCTACTTTGTACTATCCCACACAGGCCCCTCTTGCGCTAATTTAACCATTTTGCTTATCAAAACCAGATTAGAGTCTGTTCCAGGAAAATAATCTGAAACGTTGGGCCTCCGTGTATACCTGAGTGTGCATACCCCGCTCATTATACTAAGGCTGTCCCACTAGCCAGCAGAAAGTACAGAGTGAAATATTTACCCCATTTCATAGCCCTTAAATCTAGCAGGTAGACTCGATTATTTGATTTTGTCCTCTGCCTAAGACTTCCACCTTGGCCCGAGTCTCATTTGGTTGCACTGCAAAAACTACTACCTGGTTCTGAGCAGCATCTGTGCCAATTTTGGTTTGATGTGTTTATGAGACTGTCAAGTATTGATTTACATCATGGCATAAAATAATTCTAGCTATTTAAGTCATTAACATGTAATATTGTGtgactatagttttttttttctgtggagGAATTGGGATGGTGTTTTTTGCAGCTACCTAGTCATCTTCTTTGGAGTTCTAGTGTCAATGGGGACATTGAAAGTTATTTTATTTGCACCAGGAATTCTGTGTGTGAATGAATTATATGAACCCCATTATTTGTTCCTGGCTCCCATATTAgcatgtgaatatgtgatagTTTGTAGCTTGCACTCTTATGTAATAGGGTCTTTCGAAAATTTCAGTAAAACTCGTAAAGCATTTGTTCAAAGCTTCTGATTTTgtgaaaatttcagaaattgtTGTAGTTGTGAGAAGTTAAATTATTTGGTAGATCAAATCTGTTAACATTCCCTTGGTGCTAAACTGTTATCTTGCTAGAAGTAATTCTTATTTTCTGGGCCATATCTTTTACAACAGATTAGATACTTTACCAGTTCTTTTTGCATTGTTCTTTCTAATTTATTATCTGGGAACTTACTCACAGGAATTGAAATAAAGGATTACCACATTAAGGTTGAGGGTCAGCTCGTAAAGCAAATTTTCAGCAACACACTGGTATAATCTATATGTATGAGAAGTACCTTTTATTTGCAGTGCAAATATATCTTTGGCACCACAATTTATGTTGCTTGTGGTGACATGTGGTTAACAGATGACTCCAAAATGGAGTGAATGCTCTTCAAATAGTTATAGAGAATTATCTTCAAAGGAAAATGGAGAAGGGAAATCATCCATAACAGAAGCAGTGCCTTCATCTACAAGCTATTTTGGTTCACCAGCTGTCAACAGAATGTGTTCTCTATCCGCACAAAAGAAGGATGGCAATGTCTATAaaaggaggaagatggagaaggaTTCAACTTCCCTTACAGCAAATGAAGAATTTAAAGAAATGACAGCTCAAAACTGCACTTCTGAAGATCACTCTTCATTACTGCTACCTGTTACTTCAGATGCAATGGTTTCAAATTCAACGGCACCTATCCTTGAACATGATGAGCCTGCTGGAGTTCCGCTGGTGCCAAGATCTGGTGTGAATGATAGATCTTCAGTATCTAGTATGCTGCCACCTTTCATGATGTTTGATAAAAAGGATGCTACTGAATGTTCATCGTCAAATATTGGTTCTACAGAACCAatgacaggcttcacatcggCAAGGGATCTTTGCATTGCCATACTGAGGGAAGATGGACTCATAACTGAATCTCGAACTAAAATCAAGGCAGAGGAATTGACTGGTTATGATGCCAACTTACTGTTCCAATGCAAAACTTGTGGGAAATCAGACCATCCATTAAAGATGCTTATATGTGATTCTTGCGAAGCAGCGTTCCATCTGTCTTGTTGCATCCCTCGTGTTCATGAGGTACCAACTGATGAATGGTATTGTCTGCCATGCTTCAGGAAGAAACCAAAGAGTCAGTATGGCAAGCTGTCAGAGGGAAAGGTCAAATCTTCAGGGAATATCAACCAAAGGCCTCATGGCATGAGTCATATAGAGTACATGTTAAAAGATACCAAACCATATGTTACTGGGGTTCGAATTGGTATAGACTTTCAAGCAGAAGTGCCAGAATGGTCTTGTCCTACTTCCAGGTGTGTCATATAATTGCTTTTAGTGTTGACATTTGCATTAAGAAAGATGGTAGATATAGTAAACATGCAAATTTTTTATGACAAGCTTAATATCTAGAAGCAGCTTTTTTACATGGAAACAAAGATGAtttaacttttgtttttgttctaGTCATGACAATCTGAAGTGCTGTAAGATACAGTCTTCCTAATCCATGAATTGAATAtgatgctaaatcatcattatGTGAGATTGATTACTATATTTTTGTAATGATCTAATGCTAGTTGTTTATCATTCTGAAGaggaatattttttcttattggACAAAAAAATGCTTGTGATTTTAGTCTGGAAACTAAGTTGCTCCTTTCCTTTGCAACATGCTTTTAACGGTATTTACTAGTAATATTGATGTTTATTGCTACTAAAAATCATGAGAGTTCACTTAAATAATTGAACAAATGGAAGAACTGCCACATACCTGGGACAACagcaaacattttaaaaatccTTATCTTATTCTTTTGAAAACATTAAGTAATCAGGGCTGGATTGATCACTTGGGGTTGTCTTTGATCATGACATGTTTGTTGGACAGAGACTGATTGTGCTGTTGTTGCAAAAAATTTGATTCACCACAGTTTCGAACTAACTTATACAATGACTTTGTTTTGATCTAGAGAAGTCTTTGACGTGCATATGATATCAAATCATTTCAAACATTAAGTATGTTGTAACATCCATAATGTGCCATCTGCTTGGACTAATATGAATTATGAAATAGTTCAATCTTCATGCATTTATGTATAAGCTCCACATACATGGTTGCTGTTCTACCTTGTTAATAcagtgttttctcctcaaaagtTAAGGCTTTACCTTTTTAATTCTTGTTATTAATAGAATTTTCAGTTTTCGCATTACCATGAATAATAAATCGTACTTAGAGCCATAGAGATATAGTGTATTATTTGTTGCATCACTGGCACCAGATTAGTGTAGCTTACATTCTCGTTATGTCAGCATGTTTGTCTTGTTATTCCTTTTCTTGTAGTGGTGATGTTTATTGCGAGGAGCCCTCTGAATTTGATTCTGCTGACCTCACTAAACTGAACGTAAGATTTTTACCTTCCAGTTAAAACCATTTCCAGTATCCCCCTCACAAAGTTTCTTAAGCTAGTTCCTTGTTTATACAGTGGTCAAAAACTAATACTCAGTATAGATCTTCAATCGGTAATTGGATACAATGCCGTGAGATCTTGAGTGAAGGAGATTCTGATAAGCCAGTCGTCTGCGGCAAATGGAGACGGTAAAGAAAATTTCTGTTCTCACTTCTCAGTTGTCTGTCTCCAGTTCTATATTATTATCGGTACGCATGCAAATCATGTTTATTCTATGGCAACTCGGTTTGagcctatatatttttttttaatcagtgATTCCCATCATAGCTTCTTTTTTCCTGGTCACTGTATCATAAGTTTAGTGTGGTTCCATTTTTACGTAACACAAGGTCCTTAAAGGATGTTACGACTACTTAGGAGCGTAACAACTTTTTTCTGTTCGCCAAAGTAGGAGTTGGTTCAACATGTTGAACATGTCAAATTTATTCAATTTCCGGCATGATGTTGCACAAAATACAAcatgcttatatatataaatatgatttttgaagaAATTATTCATATTCTTTTAGTGAGTTTAATCCTCAAACAGGTACAGATTTGCTAATCTCTAGACTTATCTACATTCTGTTTGCTCATTATTTGTACTGTACTGAACCAATGCCATTAAGTCTTATAGTCGAGCCAAGTTGCCACAGTTGGTGACTTGTTTGATTGATCGACTAATGACCAATTGGTCTCTATTAGCCACGACTGATCTACTGGCTAGTCATCAAGTCATTGAATCCATCCTACTTCAGTCCACTTCAACTAGTAAAGTGCTTTATTATTTTTGAGTGAAGCACTAATTATTTGCATTGATTTCAGTGATCCTGCTGCTTTATGTTAGTTTTGTCTTTCCTTGTTCACATCTTATTTATCCTTGATGATATCTCATAGATATGCTTCATGGGATCTCCTGCAGGGCACCTCTATTTGTTGTTCAGTCAGATGATTGGGACTGCTCCTGTTGTCTACCTTGGGATCCAGCTCACGCTGATTGTGCTGTTCCGCAGGTAAGATTGCATTTGATTTACTAAGTAATGTATTAATTACACAAAAAAAGTGGCAACATATTTTACATGTCATAATGGACATTACTTCTGATTTCTGATCCCAAGACAGTTATCTTGCTTTTAAGAGTCACATACATTACTTCTCCATCATCAATTCTACACTTTGTTGCTTTTAAGAGCCACATACATTATTCACACATAGGGTTTAAAACAGTCAGCCTGCTCATATATTTgacctaagttttttttttcctgaagttATCTGCATAATAAATTGTATTCCAGACATTCCAACTCCCAAGAATTCTACTTATATCTGGGTTGCCTACTGTGCTACTCAAAACCTTTTTTTGGCTATTGCACATCTAGTAAGATCAGACACAACAATGTTTCAAAGTGACCTTTTTATCCTATTCCTGAAATTATATTGTTTGCTGTAGGAATTGGGTACGGATGAAGTTCTAGGGCAGCTGAAGTACGTGAGGATGGTAAGTTCTAATGCTACAAATTAGTGCATCTACATATGTGTTGTCACTTTCTACATGAAAATTGAAGTAtggctgcttttttttttcatgtggatACAAGACTTGAAGAATTAGTAAGTAGTACAGACGATGAGTTTTTTGGGTCAGGAAAAGGGCACATTTTGAGAATAGCACAGCAATTTAAGAATTAGGTCCACACCTAGCCTGtctaaagagtaaattgcactcgTGGTGGCGGATCTAGAAATTCCCTTGAGCCTGGGCAAGCCTAACAGGGGCTGATGTAGCATCCCCTAAAAGAAGCAGATTAAGTAGAGTTATTAAGTGATAATCCAATGTCTGATGCAGCGGAGCCTAGGCAACTGCCCGTGGTGCCCGGGCCCTAGCTCTGCTACTGCACTCTCACGGTACAACAACTCGGCAGGTGTGTGTGatctagtacaagaacttgagaattgaatGCCTAGTTGCAACAACTTGGCAAGTGGGTGCATTCTAGTTCAAGAATTTGACAATATTTATAGTATTTTGGTGCAACAACTTGGTTAGGGATGTTGTGCTGTTTTGGTCAACGAGTGCTAGATGAGTTATTCcacgatgtcaatatgccatcACATAGAGCAATCCTGTGGATATTATCTTGCAATATTGGATTTAATGTATAAGAACTACGTTGCTTAACCAATTTGCACCCTTGGTTTGGATTTTTTGTTTCACTTTCTCAAATGTTAACCGAAATACAAAATTTTCTGCATAGTAAAATTTAATTGACTTGTAGTTactagaatgaaaaaaataagtatGCGTATACAAATTTACGCAAGTATATTGACAATGAAAGTACATAAAAAATCGAATCTGTAAAGCAAAAAGATGCTTGAAATAATTAGTTCTTGCATCACTACTTAAGTTATTATACCAAAATCATACCCGCCTTGCAAGTTGTTGCACCCGTAAGCTCACTTATATATTGCACCCATTTACTAAGTTGTTGCACTAGCATACTCACTTCTCaagtttttattaaaaaataaatatttttttgacttgttttatcatcaaagaaaCTATGATCTTACTCTTTTACATATttgtactaaaattttgaattagatgaatggtcaaacattatgcgaaaagtcaatggcgtcattctttttgagatggagggagtactgaacTGCACCTACTTGCTAAGTTGATGTACTGTGAATGCAATTTACTCCTATCTAAATCATCTGCCGACATCATAAATCTTTGTTCCTCTTGTGCAGTTCTTGTCATGCCTGTGTTAGTGGAACGATGTATTGCTGTACCATGTTCTTGTTTGTTAGAATTATCATCAAATTCTGTATGCATATGCTTCAATATGTTTTCAACTGAGTTACTAGTTCAGTTCTTGCATTTACTCATGCTTGGTATAGTAGTAAATCCTTTAAAATCCCTCTATAGCAATCTTATAAAAATTAAGTAACATATAAGttaattaaatattacataTAATATATcgaatatattaatatatattaaatatttaaatatgttaattaaatatttgtttatcaaattaatatattttaaattaaatatatttagcttatccagattcgtagtactataaaGTGTCCCATCcattcaaaatcccttatattttaggacggagggagtagtaaatccTTCTAGATGAGTACATAGAACTGTTACCACTTAGGGGAACTTTCTTGGCAATCATGGATAGATTCTTTGCAATTGTTGCTTTGTAAATTTTCGCCTTTTTTCTGTACATAACTCTCTTAACATATATTAATAGATAGCGCAGTAAGAGTCTCCTGCtgttttccataaaaaaaagaaaaaaaaactaacctggGGAACCTGTGCTTCCTGTTTTTGACTGTCCTCAGATGCAATAgctgtcaaattttggttagggcaattttattttttttcatacaggACATTAATTAAACAAAATGCTATATGATTATTGATTTTACTATTGTCAATTGGCGAGCTAAAAATATCTGTCTGAACCTAATTTATGTAATGAACTCAAGGTTTCGAATCAACTGACATCTTCTCTTTCATGAATATTCAGGTGAAGAATCGGCTGGTTGATCGAAATCACAAGCCTGCTAACGTTCAAGGATGATACAGCAGTAATTCCTATTCATCCGGTAAAGAACGGTTACCACTCATCATGTTGTTTTGAGTGGAGCCATCTGTTGTCTATAGAGCACCTGCAAAACATGTTGTAGCCTCTTCCGTTACTTGATGCTAGCCATCCTTCTTTGTATTGTCCACGTAGGTTTAGATCCAAAAGATCTGTACGACCTTTCTACGGCGTAGGCTTGTTCACGCAGTTCTGAAAGTAGTATCTGCACAACTACTGGTTTTAGCTGCTGGCAAACAATCCTACGATCCTGCAACCGATTTTGGTTGATGTAGTTTTTGGAACATAGGGGGGAGACAGGAGCATTTGTAACGGCATTTAGTATTTTGTGAGCATTTCTctaatgctgctgctgccggcctGGAAAGGAATGCTGCTTGGTGGTATTCCATTTTGTAATGCCTGTTGTTTGTAGAAGCAGTAGATATATATCGAGTTCTATGCAGCCCAGAAGATATCTTGCATAGGCAGCCATCATCTTgtacaaaggaaaaaaacaaaacattttgGATTTTGAAGTGCTGCGTTTTTTTACATATCTTTCAGGCTACACATGTACTATCTGGAAGTATTTCAgagttttttttgggggggggggggggggggggggggaataaaCGTATTTATTTGTGCCATAGAAGCTCCCATGTGGTTTCAAAAACTTGAGTTACGATCTGTAGCTGCAAAACTTCATGTATTCCTGTAGATATACGGCCTTAAAACCAATAGCTATATTATCTATACTCTTTATAAAAGAGAGTATAAAAGAAAGTAGTGGTGTGTTGGTTTTGCCACCATCCACATTaccaactcccaacttttctTATGTAAAAAGTGACATGTTAACTGTTCTTATCAACTCtagttttagaaaaataatattagtGTAGGGCTAAAAATGTTCACATGTGATTAACAAATATGTACAACAATTAAGAACTAATAAAAACATGTTAATAATAATTTTCTTCAATTAAAATCCCATTGTGACGCAAGGGCAATATGCTAGTGGCCTTAAAACCTGCAAAGCAATAGGTTCCAACAGGTCGAACTTCGAAGGATGGGCAAGAGTGAAGAGCACTGAATTTGTGGACTTGTGTTTGATGGAATTTGATGGTACTCATGCATATTGGGTTTCGGAGGTATCAAGAACTGACACATTTGTCATCTCTTTAGATGTGCATTTCTGTTGAAATGGCAAGCAGGAACTATTATTTACAAATGCACATTCGAGGAAATGATAAGCACTAGTGTCAAAGCTGATGTATACTACGGACGTGGCTTGCCTGTTCCTGTGGAGGGTAtgagagtaggtacaatagtagactataaaccagctataaacacatattgaGAAGATGAAAGAAGTAGCCATaaacacatatcgagaagaTGAAAGAAGTAGCCAGTTGTAGCATGAGCTACAAGACActatgtgtatgataggtggggccagatattaatagtgtaatatatatttataggtaactaattagttataaattatttgaagctaatagttgactatactattaaataaACTTGGTCTGAGTTCGTCGGAGGCTGGTCACGCAACCAAACTCCCATTTTTCTCgaagttctttttttctctctcttctggATCCTTGCAAAACATGTACTTTCTTAAACAAcatgaacggagggagtagcagacTAGTGGTTGCAGTTGCTGGTAGTCTTAAATTTTATAGTGGTTGCAGTTGCTGGTGCCGTCTTAAATTTTACCCAGGAGTAATAAGAAGGCTTTGTTATTGCCACAGTattttcttgtttattttttttaatcacagAAATCAAGTGACTGCATCCAAACTTgaggacaaaaagaaaattccGTCGTGTGAACCTAAGCCTCTATAAATAAATTGGACACACTACTCGTGTTTATCGAAGGAACTAATATATGTTGCTACTATAGGTTCCTTTCATAAATGCAATCTGTTGGGGCATTTGAGCATAATTTTCTAGCCTGTTGTTTGCATCGACAAATATAGCCAGGTTCGAAGGGCCTGTACAGACTTGACCACATTTGGTTTCCTTTGTTGTCCACTTGATCAAATTACCTTAAACTCT is part of the Oryza glaberrima chromosome 4, OglaRS2, whole genome shotgun sequence genome and encodes:
- the LOC127771055 gene encoding uncharacterized protein LOC127771055 isoform X4 yields the protein MTPKWSECSSNSYRELSSKENGEGKSSITEAVPSSTSYFGSPAVNRMCSLSAQKKDGNVYKRRKMEKDSTSLTANEEFKEMTAQNCTSEDHSSLLLPVTSDAMVSNSTAPILEHDEPAGVPLVPRSGVNDRSSVSSMLPPFMMFDKKDATECSSSNIGSTEPMTGFTSARDLCIAILREDGLITESRTKIKAEELTGYDANLLFQCKTCGKSDHPLKMLICDSCEAAFHLSCCIPRVHEVPTDEWYCLPCFRKKPKSQYGKLSEGKVKSSGNINQRPHGMSHIEYMLKDTKPYVTGVRIGIDFQAEVPEWSCPTSSGDVYCEEPSEFDSADLTKLNWSKTNTQYRSSIGNWIQCREILSEGDSDKPVVCGKWRRAPLFVVQSDDWDCSCCLPWDPAHADCAVPQELGTDEVLGQLKYVRMT
- the LOC127771055 gene encoding uncharacterized protein LOC127771055 isoform X1, yielding MTPKWSECSSNSYRELSSKENGEGKSSITEAVPSSTSYFGSPAVNRMCSLSAQKKDGNVYKRRKMEKDSTSLTANEEFKEMTAQNCTSEDHSSLLLPVTSDAMVSNSTAPILEHDEPAGVPLVPRSGVNDRSSVSSMLPPFMMFDKKDATECSSSNIGSTEPMTGFTSARDLCIAILREDGLITESRTKIKAEELTGYDANLLFQCKTCGKSDHPLKMLICDSCEAAFHLSCCIPRVHEVPTDEWYCLPCFRKKPKSQYGKLSEGKVKSSGNINQRPHGMSHIEYMLKDTKPYVTGVRIGIDFQAEVPEWSCPTSSGDVYCEEPSEFDSADLTKLNWSKTNTQYRSSIGNWIQCREILSEGDSDKPVVCGKWRRAPLFVVQSDDWDCSCCLPWDPAHADCAVPQELGTDEVLGQLKYVRMRSLGNCPWCPGPSSATALSRYNNSADEWSNIMRKVNGVILFEMEGVLNCTYLLS
- the LOC127771055 gene encoding uncharacterized protein LOC127771055 isoform X2; this translates as MTPKWSECSSNSYRELSSKENGEGKSSITEAVPSSTSYFGSPAVNRMCSLSAQKKDGNVYKRRKMEKDSTSLTANEEFKEMTAQNCTSEDHSSLLLPVTSDAMVSNSTAPILEHDEPAGVPLVPRSGVNDRSSVSSMLPPFMMFDKKDATECSSSNIGSTEPMTGFTSARDLCIAILREDGLITESRTKIKAEELTGYDANLLFQCKTCGKSDHPLKMLICDSCEAAFHLSCCIPRVHEVPTDEWYCLPCFRKKPKSQYGKLSEGKVKSSGNINQRPHGMSHIEYMLKDTKPYVTGVRIGIDFQAEVPEWSCPTSSGDVYCEEPSEFDSADLTKLNWSKTNTQYRSSIGNWIQCREILSEGDSDKPVVCGKWRRAPLFVVQSDDWDCSCCLPWDPAHADCAVPQELGTDEVLGQLKYVRMRSLGNCPWCPGPSSATALSRYNNSAGEESAG
- the LOC127771055 gene encoding uncharacterized protein LOC127771055 isoform X3, producing MTPKWSECSSNSYRELSSKENGEGKSSITEAVPSSTSYFGSPAVNRMCSLSAQKKDGNVYKRRKMEKDSTSLTANEEFKEMTAQNCTSEDHSSLLLPVTSDAMVSNSTAPILEHDEPAGVPLVPRSGVNDRSSVSSMLPPFMMFDKKDATECSSSNIGSTEPMTGFTSARDLCIAILREDGLITESRTKIKAEELTGYDANLLFQCKTCGKSDHPLKMLICDSCEAAFHLSCCIPRVHEVPTDEWYCLPCFRKKPKSQYGKLSEGKVKSSGNINQRPHGMSHIEYMLKDTKPYVTGVRIGIDFQAEVPEWSCPTSSGDVYCEEPSEFDSADLTKLNWSKTNTQYRSSIGNWIQCREILSEGDSDKPVVCGKWRRAPLFVVQSDDWDCSCCLPWDPAHADCAVPQELGTDEVLGQLKYVRMVKNRLVDRNHKPANVQG